One Brassica napus cultivar Da-Ae chromosome C2, Da-Ae, whole genome shotgun sequence DNA window includes the following coding sequences:
- the LOC125581746 gene encoding uncharacterized protein LOC125581746, producing MEDESVDLLLDRIKYKFAWSNTEWPVIEAEETEMEEADTESEADKSVDDTDIAADVETSSVNVAGRGKRKIQDEGAETRKKKLLCKRTAEKKQSIDCEAKSFIEGLVHSSVNSLGDILRVQMASMESMFKERMGNMESEVSQLREAISLSGEGSVPKSKTDEAPPKTKTVDLAPAKKKVNQAQAPAKKKLHDEEIDRAGEDSPDAALVYLREEDWEKVSTWLAKSK from the exons ATGGAAGATGAAAGTGTGGACCTTCTTCTCGATAGGATTAAATACAAGTTTGCTTGGAGCAACACAGAATGGCCAGTTATAGAGGCTGAAGAGACTGAGATGGAGGAAGCCGATACAGAGTCAGAAGCTGATAAGAGTGTGGATGATACTGATATTGCAGCAGACGTGGAGACATCTTCGGTTAATGTTGCTGGAAGAGGCAAGAGAAAGATTCAGGATGAAGGAGCCGAgacaagaaagaagaagttgCTGTGTAAGCGAACTgcagaaaaaaaacagagtattgATTGTGAAGCGAAGAGTTTCATTGAGGGTTTAGTCCACTCTTCTGTCAATTCCTTGGGAGATATACTCAGAGTCCAAATGGCGAGTATGGAGAGCATGTTCAAAGAGAGGATGGGCAACATGGAGAGCGAGGTTTCACAGCTCAGGGAAGCAATCAGTTTGAGTGGCGAAGGAAGCGTTCCTAAGAGCAAAACCGATGAAGCTCCGCCTAAGACCAAAACCGTTGATTTAGCTCCAGCAAAGAAAAAGGTCAATCAAGCTCAAGCTCCAGCAAAGAAAAAG TTACATGATGAGGAAATAGATCGAGCCGGAGAAGACTCACCAGATGCGGCATTGGTGTATCTTCGTGAAGAGGATTGGGAAAAAGTTAGCACTTGGTTAGCTAAATCCAAGTAA
- the LOC106374955 gene encoding auxin-induced protein 6B: MAGGLGKCSKIRHIVRLRQLLRRWRDQARMSSFSRSVPSDVPSGHVAVYVGTSRRRFVVRATYLNHPVLRNLLVQAEKEFGFVNQGPLVFPCEESVFEESVRFISLSGSTRSRGFTSPDVFKKNCHVEIRSKRDLWIESRPLLHGVSEKAIW, encoded by the coding sequence ATGGCTGGAGGCCTCGGAAAATGCAGTAAGATTCGTCACATTGTGAGGCTGAGACAGTTGCTTCGACGGTGGCGCGACCAAGCACGGATGTCTTCTTTCAGCCGAAGTGTCCCGTCTGATGTACCGTCAGGACACGTTGCTGTCTACGTGGGGACCAGTCGCAGAAGATTTGTCGTGCGTGCAACGTATCTGAACCATCCTGTCCTAAGGAATCTTCTGGTTCAAGCGGAGAAAGAGTTCGGTTTTGTGAACCAAGGTCCGTTGGTTTTCCCTTGTGAAGAATCGGTTTTCGAGGagtcggttcggtttatatccCTCTCTGGTTCAACCCGGTCAAGAGGGTTTACTTCTCCCGACGTTTTCAAGAAGAACTGTCACGTGGAGATCAGAAGCAAGCGTGATCTATGGATTGAATCTCGGCCGTTGCTTCACGGCGTCTCCGAGAAAGCAATATGGTGA
- the LOC125581745 gene encoding uncharacterized protein LOC125581745: MPPRRRTTRAQTARAIRDNVDEHEQPAVPPPAAQPVDQDALRQMVQDAARQAAQEALQQIAQEAARHAAQEAARVAAQEVARQMAAVQQGPQIQVQQVPLVQVQQDQQIPAQHDHQDPVQQVPLPQVPLQQGPVQQFAHGVQDLPPPPPRPYVYPVYNERFYRLTCQMRNMEMEHFSGTVDAVAAHDWKLALQRKLEIIECPPELSLRLTMQYLRGDALIWWEGIRLSHFGPERLTFADFIREFDRKYFPKEAMDKKKCEFEHVSQGVMSIREYEVVFNQLRRFAGVGISEEDLIRKFLSGMRVEIRNRCRVVTYHRLGDLVEKAAEQEAGLAEEQELAKAVHVKSGKAPESQRRAGDTSGLPICPRCHRSHSGQCMRCLTCGRIGHIAKFCRAKPLDMPPVRQIAAPAAPAAAHVCFGCGQPGHFIRDCLRKGNAALPPPPKRLAIAPRVFAVGDPQGAEPIAGMSLFHTCLCLGILARGCHV; the protein is encoded by the coding sequence ATGCCGCCAAGGAGAAGAACCACCCGTGCCCAGACCGCCAGAGCCATTAGAGACAATGTAGATGAGCATGAGCAGCCCGCAGTTCCACCACCCGCGGCTCAACCAGTTGATCAGGATGCATTGAGACAGATGGTTCAGGATGCCGCTAGACAGGCCGCTCAGGAAGCACTTCAGCAGATTGCCCAGGAGGCAGCCAGACATGCCGCTCAGGAGGCCGCCCGAGTAGCTGCTCAGGAGGTTGCTCGTCAGATGGCTGCCGTTCAGCAGGGACCGCAGATTCAGGTTCAGCAAGTTCCACTGGTTCAGGTCCAACAGGATCAGCAGATTCCAGCTCAGCATGATCATCAGGATCCCGTTCAGCAGGTTCCCCTTCCACAGGTTCCTCTACAGCAGGGTCCAGTTCAGCAGTTTGCTCATGGTGTTCAGGATCtaccgccaccaccaccgcgACCTTATGTTTACCCGGTTTATAATGAGAGGTTCTACAGGCTGACATGTCAGATGAGAAACATGGAGATGGAGCATTTTAGCGGGACAGTGGATGCTGTAGCTGCACACGATTGGAAGTTAGCCTTGCAGCGGAAGCTGGAGATTATTGAGTGTCCACCAGAGTTGTCGCTCAGATTGACTATGCAGTACCTTcgtggagatgctcttatatgGTGGGAGGGAATACGATTGAGCCATTTTGGGCCAGAGAGACTTACCTTCGCTGATTTCATTCGAGAGTTCGATAGGAAATACTTTCCGAAGGAAGCGATGGATAAGAAGAAGTGCGAGTTCGAGCATGTAAGCCAGGGAGTGATGTCTATCAGGGAGTATGAGGTTGTGTTCAACCAACTTCGCAGATTTGCAGGAGTGGGCATTTCAGAAGAAGACTTGATTAGAAAGTTTTTGAGTGGGATGCGTGTGGAGATTCGTAACAGGTGTCGCGTAGTCACTTACCACCGGTTGGGAGATTTGGTGGAGAAAGCTGCAGAGCAGGAGGCAGGCTTGGCGGAGGAGCAGGAACTCGCCAAAGCAGTTCATGTTAAGTCTGGAAAAGCTCCAGAGTCTCAAAGGAGAGCAGGGGACACGTCGGGATTACCGATATGTCCTCGTTGCCATCGCAGTCACAGTGGGCAGTGTATGAGGTGTCTTACTTGCGGTAGGATTGGACACATTGCGAAGTTTTGTCGGGCTAAGCCATTGGATATGCCACCAGTCAGACAGATTGCAGCACCAGCAGCACCAGCAGCGGCACATGTTTGCTTTGGCTGTGGTCAGCCAGGTCACTTCATCAGAGATTGCCTGAGGAAAGGCAATGCGGCACTTCCACCACCACCGAAGCGTCTAGCCATCGCTCCACGTGTGTTTGCGGTTGGAGATCCTCAGGGAGCTGAGCCGATAGCAGGTATGAGTCTTTTCCATACTTGTTTGTGTTTGGGTATTTTGGCTCGTGGTTGTCATGTGTAG